The Candidatus Desulfovibrio trichonymphae region CCCTGAAATCCGGCCAGAGCACAGGCGTAAAATAAAGTTCAGTATACGCACACTGATAGAGCAGATAATTGCTCAAACGCTGCTCGCCGCCGGTGCGGATAAGCAGGTCGGGGTCAGGCTGCCCCGCTGTATACAGGCGTGCGGAGAGACTTTCCTCGTTTACGTCTTCTTGGGACGCCCCTTCGCGCAGCAATGCCCGTGCCGCACGCGCCAGTTCAGCTCGGCCTCCGTAGTTGAGAGCCAGATTAAGCGTCATTTCCGTGCCGCCGGCCGTGCGTTTAATACTCTGTTTTACTATCTGCCGGACGCTGGGCGGCAGGTCGGCAAGTTCGCCGAGCACTTTCAGTGTTATGTTTTTTTCTTTCATAAGCGGAACTTCCCTGCCGAGAAATTCCCGCAACAGACTAAAAAGTTCACGTAGTTCCGTTACGGGACGGCCCCAGTTTTCGCTCGAAAAAGTATACAGAGTCAAATGCCGTATGCCC contains the following coding sequences:
- the uppS gene encoding polyprenyl diphosphate synthase — its product is MSEQENVPDKLPTHIAVIMDGNGRWAEAKGLPRTAGHRAGAEAVRAVTTECRALGIRHLTLYTFSSENWGRPVTELRELFSLLREFLGREVPLMKEKNITLKVLGELADLPPSVRQIVKQSIKRTAGGTEMTLNLALNYGGRAELARAARALLREGASQEDVNEESLSARLYTAGQPDPDLLIRTGGEQRLSNYLLYQCAYTELYFTPVLWPDFREQDLYLAITAYKARSRRFGKI